A genomic stretch from Thermomonospora umbrina includes:
- a CDS encoding inositol-3-phosphate synthase, translating to MGSVRVAIVGVGNCAASLVQGVEYYKDADADTRVPGLMHVRFGEYHVGDVEFVAAFDVDAKKVGMDLSEAITASENNTIKICDVPPTGVTVQRGHTFDGLGEYYRQMVEESDAQPVDVVQTLKDARVDVLVSYLPVGSEEAARFYAQCALDANVAYVNALPVFIASDPEWAQKFTDAGVPIVGDDIKSQVGATITHRVMAKLFEDRGVELLRTYQLNFGGNMDFMNMLERKRLQSKKISKTQSVTSQIPHEMAKADVHIGPSDHVPWLDDRKWAYVRLEGKSFGDTPLNLEYKLEVWDSPNSAGVIIDAVRAAKIAKDRGIGGPILSASSYFMKSPPVQYNDDQAREAVDAFIRGDVER from the coding sequence ATGGGTTCGGTGCGCGTAGCCATCGTCGGCGTGGGCAACTGCGCCGCTTCGCTCGTCCAGGGCGTCGAGTACTACAAGGACGCGGACGCGGACACGCGGGTGCCCGGTCTGATGCACGTCCGGTTCGGCGAGTACCACGTCGGAGACGTGGAGTTCGTCGCGGCGTTCGACGTGGACGCGAAGAAGGTCGGCATGGACCTGTCCGAGGCCATCACCGCCAGCGAGAACAACACCATCAAGATCTGCGACGTCCCGCCCACCGGCGTGACCGTGCAGCGCGGCCACACCTTCGACGGCCTCGGCGAGTACTACCGCCAGATGGTCGAGGAGTCGGACGCCCAGCCGGTCGACGTCGTGCAGACCCTCAAGGACGCCCGCGTCGACGTGCTCGTGTCGTACCTGCCGGTGGGCTCGGAAGAGGCCGCCCGCTTCTACGCCCAGTGCGCGCTCGACGCGAACGTGGCGTACGTCAACGCGCTGCCGGTCTTCATCGCCTCGGACCCCGAGTGGGCGCAGAAGTTCACCGACGCGGGCGTGCCGATCGTCGGCGACGACATCAAGTCCCAGGTCGGCGCGACCATCACCCACCGGGTCATGGCCAAGCTCTTCGAGGACCGTGGCGTCGAGCTGCTGCGCACGTACCAGCTCAACTTCGGCGGCAACATGGACTTCATGAACATGCTGGAGCGCAAGCGCCTGCAGTCCAAGAAGATCTCCAAGACCCAGTCGGTCACCTCGCAGATCCCGCACGAGATGGCCAAGGCCGACGTGCACATCGGCCCGTCCGACCACGTGCCGTGGCTCGACGACCGCAAGTGGGCGTACGTGCGGCTGGAGGGCAAGTCCTTCGGCGACACCCCGCTGAACCTGGAGTACAAGCTGGAGGTCTGGGACTCCCCCAACTCCGCCGGCGTCATCATCGACGCCGTCCGCGCCGCCAAGATCGCCAAGGACCGCGGCATCGGCGGCCCGATCCTGTCGGCCAGCTCCTACTTCATGAAGTCCCCGCCGGTGCAGTACAACGACGACCAGGCCCGCGAGGCCGTCGACGCCTTCATCCGCGGCGACGTCGAGCGCTAG
- a CDS encoding adenosylmethionine--8-amino-7-oxononanoate transaminase has translation MAERAAWAAEEIERLTAYDREHVWHPYGPMPAAQENHPVVAAHGVRLVLADGREPIDGMSSWWAAVHGYDHPVLNAAVTDQLGRMAHVMFGGLTHPPAVRLAELLVDLTPEPLTKVFFADSGSVAVEVGIKMALQYHRAQGRPERHRLLTVRGGYHGDTFADMSVCDPVNGMHHLFAGVLPQQVFAPPPPGGYDAEPDGAYLDGLASRVAEHAHEVAAIIAEPVVQGAGGMRFYAPAYLRALRDLADEHGLLLILDEIATGFGRSGAFWGADHAQVVPDIMCVGKALTGGYLTMAATLCTDEVARGISEGEGGGLMHGPTFMANPLAASVAAASLELLTGRDGRGRDWRSEVSAIESALRAGLADTIGLPGVRDTRVLGAIGVIETVEPVDVTAVQKVTMDHGVWLRPFRNLIYTMPPYISTPDEVARITTAMTAAARSL, from the coding sequence ATGGCGGAACGCGCGGCCTGGGCGGCCGAGGAGATCGAACGACTGACGGCCTACGACCGTGAGCACGTCTGGCACCCGTACGGCCCGATGCCCGCCGCGCAGGAGAACCACCCGGTCGTGGCGGCCCACGGCGTCCGCCTCGTCCTGGCCGACGGGCGCGAGCCGATCGACGGCATGTCGTCCTGGTGGGCGGCCGTCCACGGCTACGACCACCCCGTGCTCAACGCCGCCGTGACCGACCAGCTCGGCCGGATGGCGCACGTGATGTTCGGCGGCCTCACCCACCCGCCCGCCGTCCGCCTCGCCGAGCTGCTGGTGGACCTGACGCCCGAGCCGCTGACCAAGGTGTTCTTCGCCGACTCGGGCTCGGTGGCCGTCGAGGTCGGGATCAAGATGGCGCTGCAGTACCACCGCGCCCAGGGCCGGCCCGAACGGCACCGGCTGCTCACCGTGCGCGGCGGCTACCACGGCGACACGTTCGCCGACATGTCGGTGTGCGACCCGGTCAACGGGATGCACCACCTGTTCGCCGGCGTCCTCCCGCAGCAGGTCTTCGCCCCTCCGCCGCCCGGCGGGTACGACGCCGAGCCGGACGGGGCCTACCTCGACGGCCTCGCCTCGCGCGTCGCCGAACACGCCCACGAGGTCGCCGCGATCATCGCCGAGCCGGTGGTGCAGGGCGCGGGCGGGATGCGCTTCTACGCGCCCGCCTACCTGAGGGCGCTGCGCGACCTGGCCGACGAGCACGGGCTGCTCCTCATCCTGGACGAGATCGCGACCGGCTTCGGCCGCTCGGGCGCGTTCTGGGGTGCCGACCACGCCCAGGTCGTTCCCGACATCATGTGCGTCGGCAAGGCCCTGACCGGCGGCTACCTGACGATGGCCGCGACCCTGTGCACCGACGAGGTGGCCCGGGGGATCTCCGAGGGCGAGGGCGGCGGTCTCATGCACGGCCCCACCTTCATGGCCAACCCCTTGGCCGCCTCGGTCGCCGCCGCCTCCCTCGAGCTCCTCACCGGCCGCGACGGCCGGGGCCGCGACTGGCGGTCCGAGGTCTCCGCCATCGAGTCCGCGCTCCGCGCCGGGCTCGCCGACACCATCGGTCTCCCCGGCGTACGGGACACGCGCGTCCTGGGGGCGATCGGCGTCATCGAGACCGTCGAGCCCGTGGACGTCACCGCTGTGCAGAAGGTCACGATGGACCACGGCGTCTGGCTCAGGCCCTTCCGGAACCTCATCTACACGATGCCGCCGTACATCAGCACGCCCGACGAGGTCGCCCGCATCACGACCGCCATGACGGCCGCCGCCCGTTCACTCTGA
- a CDS encoding CCA tRNA nucleotidyltransferase, which translates to MPVPHAVSDEPSPQQRRAIAELLSRVIPPAADELGRRFSAAGHELALVGGPVRDALLGRPGTDIDLTTDAHPEQILTLVEGWADAVWTIGIEFGTVGLRKDGLQLEITTYRSESYDPKSRKPDVSYGTSLVDDLARRDFAVNAMAARLPGHEFVDPFGGLPDLRAKVLRTPGRPEDSFSDDPLRMMRAARFAAQLGFTVASEVVAAMRDMAGRIEIVSAERVRDELSKLLCAADPRVGLALLVDSGLAERVLPELPKLRLEIDEHHRHKDVYDHSLIVLEQAIAQEEDGPDLVLRLAALLHDIGKPKTRSFEAGGRVTFHHHEVVGAKMTKARLTALRYPKDVVADVSRLVELHLRFHGYGTGEWTDSAVRRYVRDAGHLLSRLHKLTRADCTTRNKRKADRLRRTYDDLETRISRLAEEEELARIRPELDGNEIQAVLGIAPGPLVGRAYKHMLDIRLDRGVIGKEAATEELRRWGSEQGLEPPSA; encoded by the coding sequence ATGCCCGTGCCCCATGCCGTCTCCGATGAACCGAGCCCGCAGCAGCGTCGGGCGATCGCCGAGCTGCTGAGCCGGGTGATCCCGCCGGCCGCCGACGAGCTGGGACGCAGGTTCTCGGCCGCCGGGCACGAGCTGGCCCTGGTCGGCGGCCCGGTCCGGGACGCGCTGCTCGGCCGCCCCGGCACGGACATCGACCTGACCACCGACGCCCACCCCGAGCAGATCCTGACGCTCGTCGAGGGCTGGGCCGACGCGGTGTGGACGATCGGCATCGAGTTCGGCACCGTCGGGCTGCGCAAGGACGGTCTCCAACTGGAGATCACGACCTACCGCAGCGAGTCGTACGACCCCAAGTCGCGCAAGCCGGACGTCTCCTACGGCACCTCGCTCGTCGACGACCTGGCGCGGCGCGACTTCGCGGTGAACGCGATGGCCGCGCGGCTGCCCGGTCACGAGTTCGTCGACCCGTTCGGCGGCCTGCCCGACCTGCGCGCCAAGGTGCTGCGCACGCCGGGGCGTCCCGAGGACTCCTTCAGCGACGACCCGCTGCGGATGATGCGCGCCGCCCGGTTCGCCGCCCAGTTGGGCTTCACGGTGGCGTCCGAGGTGGTGGCCGCGATGCGCGACATGGCCGGCCGGATCGAGATCGTGTCGGCCGAACGGGTGCGCGACGAGCTGTCCAAGCTGCTGTGCGCGGCCGACCCGCGGGTGGGTCTGGCGCTGCTGGTCGACAGCGGTCTGGCCGAGCGCGTCCTGCCGGAGCTGCCCAAGCTGCGGCTGGAGATCGACGAGCACCACCGGCACAAGGACGTCTACGACCACTCGCTGATCGTTCTGGAGCAGGCGATCGCGCAGGAGGAGGACGGGCCGGACCTGGTGCTGCGGCTGGCGGCGCTGCTGCACGACATCGGCAAGCCCAAGACCCGCTCGTTCGAGGCGGGCGGTCGGGTGACGTTCCACCACCACGAGGTGGTGGGGGCCAAGATGACCAAGGCGCGGCTGACCGCGCTGCGCTACCCGAAGGACGTGGTCGCGGACGTGTCGCGCCTGGTGGAGCTGCACCTGCGCTTCCACGGGTACGGCACGGGGGAGTGGACCGACTCGGCGGTGCGGCGGTACGTGCGCGACGCCGGGCATCTGCTGAGCCGGTTGCACAAGCTGACCCGCGCCGACTGCACCACCCGCAACAAGCGCAAGGCGGACCGGCTGCGCCGCACCTACGACGATCTGGAGACCCGGATCTCCCGGCTCGCCGAGGAGGAGGAGCTGGCGAGGATCCGTCCGGAGCTGGACGGGAACGAGATCCAGGCGGTCCTCGGCATCGCGCCGGGACCGCTGGTGGGCAGGGCGTACAAGCACATGCTGGACATCAGGCTCGACCGCGGTGTCATCGGCAAGGAGGCCGCCACCGAGGAGCTGCGTCGCTGGGGGTCGGAGCAGGGCCTGGAGCCGCCGTCCGCCTAG
- a CDS encoding S8 family serine peptidase, whose product METAQALALTGLDRVMARVGQGAPAITVGLLDGPVAAGHGGFAEGALRAMPGHTLATDVTGSPAQRHGTMVAGVLAARRGGAAPGLCPGCPVLVRPVFDDGQAITDARRLADGIVELVAAGARIINISAAFPVPGLLADTVLTPALDHAAVHGVLVVAAAGNDSRIGGSPLVSHPWVLPVAACDAAGGPLPGGTVGTSIGRRGVTAPGGGLTTLAPGGGLAVLAGTSAAAVLATGAIALAWSAAPDVPAVRVRHALLGSRSRRQLIPPLLDAWRIHQTITGSDEEVAV is encoded by the coding sequence TTGGAAACGGCGCAGGCGCTGGCGCTCACCGGGCTCGACCGGGTCATGGCCCGGGTGGGGCAGGGCGCTCCGGCGATCACGGTGGGCCTGCTGGACGGCCCCGTGGCGGCCGGTCACGGCGGCTTCGCCGAGGGCGCGCTGCGGGCCATGCCGGGCCACACGCTGGCCACCGACGTCACCGGGAGTCCCGCCCAGCGGCACGGCACGATGGTCGCCGGGGTCCTGGCCGCCCGCCGCGGCGGCGCCGCCCCCGGGCTGTGCCCCGGCTGCCCGGTGCTGGTCCGCCCGGTCTTCGACGACGGGCAGGCCATCACCGACGCCCGCCGACTCGCCGACGGCATCGTCGAGCTGGTCGCCGCCGGAGCCCGCATCATCAACATCAGCGCCGCCTTCCCCGTGCCGGGGCTGCTCGCCGACACGGTGCTGACCCCCGCCCTCGACCACGCGGCCGTCCACGGCGTCCTCGTGGTCGCCGCCGCCGGCAACGACAGCCGGATCGGCGGCTCCCCGCTGGTCTCCCATCCTTGGGTGCTGCCCGTGGCGGCCTGCGACGCCGCGGGCGGCCCCCTCCCCGGCGGCACGGTCGGCACCTCCATCGGCCGCCGCGGCGTCACCGCCCCCGGCGGCGGCCTCACCACCCTCGCCCCCGGCGGCGGCCTCGCCGTCCTCGCCGGAACGAGCGCCGCCGCCGTCCTGGCCACCGGCGCCATCGCCCTCGCCTGGTCGGCCGCCCCCGACGTCCCCGCCGTCCGCGTCCGCCACGCCCTCCTGGGCAGCCGCTCCCGCCGCCAGCTCATCCCCCCGCTCCTCGACGCCTGGCGCATCCACCAGACCATCACCGGCTCCGACGAGGAGGTCGCCGTATGA
- a CDS encoding DUF5318 family protein: MYRANVSARYIAKIRTVTQPRNRVVSSRIPTVLSATRRPWVRAASPRVRATVARRRRRLSAPPAKYDDEPNDDGRPVPSREEAPHVGSVDGGVVTACATRVRTRRDLVATARECGEFRVCGVEVCQGYAWNHLTVSYVLGNGEQPRIRRVRPFGEVGGTGPPPQ, encoded by the coding sequence ATGTATCGAGCGAATGTATCGGCTCGATACATCGCCAAGATACGTACTGTTACGCAACCACGCAACCGGGTCGTAAGTTCGCGCATCCCGACAGTGCTTTCGGCCACACGACGACCGTGGGTCCGAGCGGCCTCACCTCGGGTGAGGGCGACGGTCGCCCGGCGTCGCCGCCGGCTGTCCGCTCCGCCCGCCAAGTACGATGACGAGCCGAACGACGACGGTCGTCCCGTCCCTTCGCGAGAAGAGGCTCCCCATGTCGGCTCGGTCGACGGCGGCGTGGTCACGGCCTGCGCGACACGCGTCAGGACCAGGCGTGATCTCGTCGCGACCGCCCGTGAATGTGGCGAATTCAGGGTTTGTGGGGTCGAAGTGTGCCAGGGTTATGCCTGGAACCACTTGACGGTGTCGTACGTCCTCGGTAACGGAGAGCAGCCCCGCATCCGGCGGGTGCGGCCCTTCGGGGAGGTCGGCGGAACCGGGCCGCCCCCGCAATGA
- a CDS encoding MFS transporter — MRATELRTVVRGRDFRRLYATRLVSQMTDGLFQVSLAGYLLFSPERQTSAGRVAAAFAVVLLPYSVLGPFAGVFIDRWSRRQILLWAPVLRGGLVAGTAALLLAGHDGVGFFLGVLVVMGVNRFFLSALSASLPHVVRRELLVTANAFSVTSGTIISFAGAGLGYLLRQVFGGGQGGTAAILLCAAGCYGLTGLVATTLGRRLLGPDLDEAAPQTREALGHVVRGLVDGARRIRRDRPVALALATIAFHRFWYGTWLMMTLLLYRYRFSDDADEGLDRAAVVLGVSGLGYLLAALVTPAVVRRIGKDAWITVLLGVAAVSFAAFGLPFADMAWLVLAFLLGVVSQGVKLSVDTILQETVADAYRGRVFAVYDMLFNAPFVAAAAVAALVIPADGRSYPMLVVLIAAYAGASLAYRVGSRSIRVNGRRPSWRS; from the coding sequence GTGAGGGCGACGGAGCTGCGGACGGTGGTGCGGGGGCGGGACTTCCGGCGTCTGTACGCCACGCGGCTGGTCTCCCAGATGACCGACGGGCTGTTCCAGGTGTCGCTCGCCGGTTACCTGCTCTTCTCTCCGGAGCGGCAGACCTCGGCGGGCAGGGTGGCGGCGGCGTTCGCGGTGGTGCTGCTGCCGTACTCCGTGCTGGGCCCGTTCGCGGGGGTCTTCATCGATCGCTGGTCGCGCCGGCAGATCCTGCTGTGGGCCCCGGTCCTGCGGGGCGGTCTCGTGGCGGGGACCGCCGCGCTGCTCCTGGCGGGGCACGACGGGGTGGGGTTCTTCCTCGGCGTGCTGGTGGTCATGGGGGTCAACCGGTTCTTCCTGTCCGCGTTGTCGGCGTCGCTGCCCCATGTCGTTCGGCGTGAGCTGCTGGTGACCGCGAACGCGTTCTCGGTCACCTCGGGGACGATCATCTCGTTCGCGGGTGCGGGGCTCGGCTATCTGCTGCGGCAGGTGTTCGGCGGCGGGCAGGGCGGCACGGCGGCGATCCTGCTGTGCGCGGCCGGCTGCTACGGACTGACCGGGCTGGTGGCGACCACGCTGGGGCGGCGGCTGCTCGGCCCCGACCTGGACGAGGCCGCGCCGCAGACCCGCGAGGCGCTCGGTCACGTGGTGCGCGGCCTGGTCGACGGCGCGCGGCGGATCCGGAGGGACCGTCCGGTGGCGCTGGCCTTGGCGACGATCGCGTTCCACCGGTTCTGGTACGGGACGTGGCTGATGATGACGTTGCTGCTGTACCGGTACCGGTTCAGCGACGACGCCGACGAGGGCCTCGATCGGGCGGCGGTGGTGCTCGGCGTGTCCGGCCTCGGGTATCTCCTCGCCGCCCTGGTCACTCCCGCGGTGGTGCGCCGGATCGGTAAGGACGCCTGGATCACGGTGCTGTTGGGCGTCGCCGCCGTGTCGTTCGCCGCGTTCGGTCTGCCCTTCGCCGACATGGCGTGGCTGGTGCTGGCGTTCCTCCTGGGGGTGGTCTCCCAGGGGGTGAAGCTCAGCGTCGACACGATCCTTCAGGAGACGGTGGCGGACGCCTATCGGGGCCGGGTCTTCGCCGTGTACGACATGTTGTTCAACGCGCCCTTCGTCGCGGCGGCGGCCGTGGCCGCCCTCGTGATCCCCGCAGACGGGCGCTCGTACCCGATGCTCGTCGTCCTCATCGCCGCCTACGCCGGCGCGTCGCTCGCCTACCGGGTCGGCTCCCGTTCGATCAGAGTGAACGGGCGGCGGCCGTCATGGCGGTCGTGA
- a CDS encoding winged helix DNA-binding domain-containing protein, whose product MGTGDGGGVLGLRALNRATLERQALLGRSGVSPLEMVTRLVAVQGQEANAPYIGLWTRLQVFRREELTELLCDRRVVRSSLLRGTQHLTVADDYPWLRALVQPLIERIRRSGFGRATEGIDPGELAKVTRELLRGRTLTRPEVGRLLAERYPGRDVTALGWSAQCLVPLVHRPPNGTWGKGGATPFTLAEEWIGRPLEETPSVEELIRRYLAAFGPATVKDVQVWSGLTRLAERVEGMRGELRTFRDEAGRELFDLPDAPLPDGDVPAPVRFLPEFDNLVVGHADRTRLMPDEHRRRVITGSWVRATFLVDGFVRGVWDIGDDGDRATLTLRQYERLAPADREALAEEGLRLLAFAAPDRTHDIAFVPPEPVG is encoded by the coding sequence ATGGGGACGGGCGACGGTGGTGGAGTGCTGGGGTTGCGGGCGCTCAATCGGGCGACGTTGGAGCGGCAGGCGTTGTTGGGGCGGTCGGGGGTGTCGCCGCTGGAGATGGTGACCCGGTTGGTCGCCGTGCAGGGGCAGGAGGCCAACGCGCCGTACATCGGGCTGTGGACGAGGCTTCAGGTGTTCCGGCGGGAGGAGTTGACGGAGTTGCTCTGCGACCGGCGGGTCGTGCGGTCGTCGCTGTTGCGGGGCACCCAGCATCTGACGGTGGCCGACGACTATCCGTGGTTGCGGGCGCTGGTGCAGCCGCTCATCGAGCGGATCAGGCGGTCCGGGTTCGGGAGGGCCACCGAGGGGATCGATCCGGGCGAGCTGGCCAAGGTGACGCGGGAGTTGCTCCGGGGGCGGACGCTCACCCGGCCCGAGGTGGGCAGGCTCCTCGCCGAGCGGTATCCCGGGCGGGACGTGACGGCGCTCGGGTGGAGTGCGCAGTGCCTGGTGCCGCTCGTGCACAGGCCGCCGAATGGGACTTGGGGCAAGGGCGGGGCGACGCCGTTCACTCTGGCGGAGGAGTGGATCGGCCGACCGTTGGAGGAGACGCCCTCGGTCGAGGAGCTGATCCGGCGGTATCTGGCCGCCTTCGGGCCCGCGACGGTGAAGGACGTTCAGGTCTGGTCGGGGCTGACCCGGCTGGCCGAGCGGGTGGAGGGGATGCGCGGGGAGCTGCGGACGTTCCGCGATGAGGCGGGGCGGGAGTTGTTCGACCTGCCCGACGCCCCGCTGCCCGACGGGGACGTGCCGGCTCCGGTGCGGTTCCTGCCCGAGTTCGACAATCTCGTGGTGGGCCACGCCGACCGCACCAGGCTGATGCCGGACGAGCACCGGCGGCGGGTCATCACCGGTTCCTGGGTGCGGGCGACGTTCCTGGTGGACGGGTTCGTTCGCGGGGTCTGGGACATCGGCGACGACGGCGACCGGGCCACGTTGACGCTCCGCCAGTACGAGCGGCTCGCCCCCGCCGACCGGGAGGCCCTCGCCGAGGAGGGCCTCAGGCTTCTCGCCTTCGCGGCCCCGGACAGGACTCACGACATCGCGTTCGTTCCGCCGGAGCCCGTCGGGTAG
- a CDS encoding PadR family transcriptional regulator: protein MAARKGVGVLELAVLGLLHEAPMHGYELRKRLNTLLGMFRAFSYGSLYPCLKQLVEQGMIVEDRPEEPEPTAARPFSGAPARSRRSKIVYKLTAEGKERLQQLLTEAGPAAWEDEGFGVRFAFFSHTRADVRLRILEGRRSRLEERLESVRAALARTRERVDSYTLELQNHGLESVEREVRWLNELIGRERAEQAKSSSADNISDGDR, encoded by the coding sequence ATGGCGGCGAGGAAGGGCGTGGGCGTGCTGGAGCTCGCCGTGCTCGGCCTGCTCCACGAGGCCCCGATGCACGGTTACGAGCTGCGCAAGCGGCTCAACACCCTGCTCGGCATGTTCCGCGCGTTCTCGTACGGGTCCCTCTACCCGTGCCTGAAGCAGCTCGTCGAGCAGGGCATGATCGTCGAGGACCGACCGGAGGAGCCCGAGCCCACGGCGGCACGGCCCTTCTCCGGCGCCCCGGCGCGGAGCCGACGGTCGAAGATCGTCTACAAGCTCACCGCCGAGGGCAAGGAGCGGCTCCAGCAACTGCTGACCGAGGCCGGTCCGGCGGCGTGGGAGGACGAGGGGTTCGGCGTACGGTTCGCCTTCTTCTCGCACACCCGGGCCGATGTTCGCCTGCGCATCCTCGAAGGCCGGCGGAGTCGGCTGGAGGAGCGGCTGGAGAGCGTGCGCGCCGCGCTGGCGCGGACCCGGGAACGGGTCGACAGCTACACCCTCGAGCTGCAGAACCACGGGCTCGAGTCCGTCGAACGCGAGGTCCGTTGGCTCAATGAGCTGATCGGCCGCGAGCGGGCGGAACAGGCAAAGAGCAGTTCCGCAGACAACATCTCGGACGGCGACCGCTGA
- a CDS encoding transglycosylase domain-containing protein — protein MGNQMGPAGPGRPGPGGPAGPRHGRPGGPAGPGGASGPGGPGRHTGGSGGPGGPGGPGGRGKGDEPKKTGWRRFVPSWKVMLGVVALGFLSFCTLIGVAYAMTPVPEAGNEDATKTAAIFYYNDGKTEIGRVGTNRELIELDQIPKHVQEAVIAAENRSFRSDPGFSVTGIGRAVWVNLRGGEMQGGSTITQQLAKNYYLSDDRTMSRKFKELFISVKLGKEKGKEQILQDYLNTIYFGRQAYGIQAASKTYFNRPVEKLQPDQGALLAAIIQRPGQLDPRSEDYADETLSRYRYVLDGMVKTGALSQADFQRYQAKLPLTRPLNTNGTFAGDKGYMIKRAMLELDRQGISEDEIIKNGLHIVTTFDKKKMAAAREAAEKTIRALHPKRIPKHVNVGIASVESKTGKVVAFYGGHDFLKHEYDNVWKGSAQAGSAMKPYVLATALKEGWSLRTLVEGRSGMKFNSEGDVWQPGDGDPTIPIPNGHQEPPAVDLVRATQNSVNTAYVQLGMKVGLSDVIGTAESAGIAGDRLAPHKHSYGLSLGINSIRPIEQAAGYATFANGGTYIQPHVIEKVLSKDKRVYRTLTWTKKRNIFSSETTPDSAGVAADVTHAMRSVVTGGTGVAAALPDRPVAGKTGTTDKNVATWFVGYVPQMSTAVTIYNDEKKPLVLDGAVVQGGSYPASVWRAYMLEATKNMEAEQFPQPAYVGTQQRFATLPKPKPSETPECRPNQQSTAEKPCKQNPDQTKPCRRPGFPRGCNDDQPPPENPKQKWCERFPNYPGCNDDEDPPGPPSPTPTDPEPRQRFGPQYGRAPE, from the coding sequence ATGGGCAACCAGATGGGCCCCGCAGGCCCCGGCCGCCCCGGGCCGGGCGGCCCGGCGGGCCCGCGCCACGGACGCCCCGGCGGACCGGCGGGCCCCGGAGGCGCGAGCGGGCCGGGTGGACCGGGTCGGCACACCGGAGGCTCCGGCGGGCCGGGAGGGCCGGGCGGTCCCGGCGGCAGGGGCAAGGGCGACGAGCCGAAGAAGACCGGCTGGCGACGCTTCGTCCCCTCGTGGAAGGTGATGCTCGGCGTCGTCGCCCTCGGCTTCCTCAGCTTCTGCACGCTGATCGGTGTCGCGTACGCCATGACGCCCGTTCCCGAGGCCGGCAACGAGGACGCGACCAAGACCGCGGCGATCTTCTACTACAACGACGGCAAGACCGAGATCGGCCGGGTCGGCACGAACCGCGAGCTGATCGAGCTGGATCAGATCCCCAAGCACGTCCAGGAGGCGGTGATCGCCGCCGAGAACCGCAGCTTCCGCAGCGACCCCGGCTTCTCGGTCACCGGCATCGGCCGCGCGGTGTGGGTCAACCTGCGCGGCGGCGAGATGCAGGGCGGCTCGACCATCACCCAGCAGCTCGCCAAGAACTACTACCTCTCCGACGACCGGACGATGAGCCGCAAGTTCAAGGAGCTGTTCATCTCCGTCAAGCTCGGCAAGGAGAAGGGCAAGGAGCAGATCCTTCAGGACTACCTGAACACGATCTACTTCGGTCGGCAGGCGTACGGCATCCAGGCCGCGTCCAAGACCTACTTCAACCGGCCGGTGGAGAAGCTGCAGCCCGACCAGGGCGCGCTGCTCGCGGCGATCATCCAGCGCCCCGGCCAGCTCGACCCGCGCAGCGAGGACTACGCCGACGAGACCCTGTCGCGGTACCGGTACGTCCTGGACGGCATGGTGAAGACCGGTGCGCTGAGCCAGGCCGACTTCCAGCGGTACCAGGCCAAGCTCCCGCTGACCCGGCCACTCAACACCAACGGCACGTTCGCCGGCGACAAGGGCTACATGATCAAGCGGGCCATGCTGGAGCTGGACCGCCAGGGGATCTCCGAGGACGAGATCATCAAGAACGGCCTGCACATCGTCACCACCTTCGACAAGAAGAAGATGGCGGCGGCGCGGGAGGCGGCCGAGAAGACGATCCGCGCGCTGCACCCCAAGCGCATCCCCAAGCACGTCAACGTCGGCATCGCCTCGGTGGAGTCCAAGACGGGGAAGGTGGTCGCCTTCTACGGCGGTCACGACTTCCTCAAGCACGAGTACGACAACGTGTGGAAGGGCTCCGCGCAGGCCGGTTCGGCGATGAAGCCGTACGTGCTCGCCACCGCCCTGAAGGAGGGCTGGAGCCTGCGCACCCTCGTCGAGGGCCGGTCGGGGATGAAGTTCAACAGCGAGGGCGACGTGTGGCAACCCGGGGACGGTGATCCCACCATCCCGATCCCCAACGGGCACCAGGAGCCCCCGGCCGTCGACCTGGTGCGGGCCACGCAGAACTCGGTCAACACCGCCTACGTGCAACTCGGCATGAAGGTCGGCCTGTCCGACGTGATCGGCACCGCCGAGTCCGCGGGGATCGCCGGCGACCGGCTCGCCCCGCACAAGCACTCGTACGGTCTGTCGCTGGGCATCAACAGCATCCGCCCGATCGAGCAGGCGGCGGGCTACGCCACCTTCGCCAACGGCGGGACCTACATCCAGCCGCACGTGATCGAGAAGGTCCTGTCCAAGGACAAGCGGGTCTACCGGACGCTGACCTGGACCAAGAAGCGGAACATCTTCTCCTCCGAGACGACCCCCGACTCCGCCGGGGTGGCCGCCGACGTCACGCACGCCATGCGCTCGGTCGTCACCGGCGGCACCGGCGTCGCCGCGGCGCTCCCCGACCGTCCGGTGGCCGGCAAGACCGGCACCACCGACAAGAACGTCGCGACCTGGTTCGTCGGCTACGTCCCGCAGATGTCCACCGCGGTGACGATCTACAACGACGAGAAGAAGCCCCTGGTCCTCGACGGGGCGGTCGTCCAGGGTGGCTCCTACCCGGCGAGCGTCTGGCGGGCCTACATGCTCGAGGCGACGAAGAACATGGAAGCCGAGCAGTTCCCCCAGCCGGCCTACGTCGGCACGCAGCAGAGGTTCGCCACGCTGCCCAAGCCGAAGCCGAGCGAGACCCCGGAGTGCCGCCCGAACCAGCAGAGCACCGCGGAGAAGCCCTGCAAGCAGAACCCGGACCAGACCAAGCCGTGCCGGCGTCCGGGCTTCCCGAGGGGCTGCAACGACGACCAGCCGCCGCCGGAGAACCCCAAGCAGAAGTGGTGCGAGCGGTTCCCGAACTACCCGGGCTGCAACGACGACGAGGACCCGCCCGGGCCGCCGAGCCCCACGCCGACGGACCCGGAGCCGCGGCAGCGGTTCGGCCCCCAGTACGGAAGGGCCCCGGAGTGA